A single region of the Anoplolepis gracilipes chromosome 1, ASM4749672v1, whole genome shotgun sequence genome encodes:
- the Drm gene encoding protein drumstick: MFAIMPMETEGHGREFSRRQKMRAKCTVEFVCKYCQRRFTKPYNLMIHERSHKDDVTFTCEVCGKSFKRQDNFKQHRSIHSVPYKGSNGYSNGYSNGYSNGYSRY; encoded by the exons ATGTTCGCGATAATGCCGATGGAGACAGAGGGGCACGGCAGGGAGTTCAGCCGGCGGCAGAAGATGCGCGCCAAGTGCACGGTAGAGTTCGTCTGCAAGTACTGCCAGCGGCGCTTCACGAAGCCCTACAACCTCATGATCCACGAGCGCAGCCATAAGGACGACGTGACCTTCACCTGCGAGGTCTGCGGAAAGTCCTTCAAGCGGCAGGATAATTTCAAGCAGCACAG GAGCATACACTCTGTTCCCTACAAGGGCTCCAACGGCTACTCAAATGGCTATTCAAATGGCTATTCAAATGGCTACTCTAGGTATTAG